A genomic segment from Deltaproteobacteria bacterium encodes:
- a CDS encoding DUF1624 domain-containing protein, with amino-acid sequence MTSTLSETNKNTPRRVEWLDVLRGIAVLWMIEVHLLDVGLMPILKQGWGYGKIDFYNGTVAPIFLFCAGASFWIACQNGKTSQQAGAYLKRLAFILFIAYWLNLPYLSFKHCLDIPLFSKNLFFASDILHTIVLSSLFAFIALRSKRSETKFLIFCMAWTLLVYWISPWVWNSELYKKLPLPLGLYFAPAPLSKFSLFPWMGHFFAGLSLVGFYQKTQKKLYFGLIVLLISLASPTLIFFIKNFYTPSPTLYQNAQWWHVSPGHSLLRLSRVTLFFSLISLYNLRFPLRGKISSFLKNIGRESLFYYVTHIAILYGTVVNKGLRAFGYGAWNWLGVLILYLFLIAFLYPMGQAWHEYKKNSPQQLKRILCFSFLLFALLFFMLP; translated from the coding sequence ATGACCTCCACCCTTTCAGAAACAAATAAAAATACTCCACGCCGTGTAGAATGGCTGGATGTGCTTCGTGGAATTGCAGTTTTATGGATGATAGAAGTGCATTTGCTGGATGTCGGCCTCATGCCCATCCTCAAACAGGGCTGGGGCTATGGAAAAATTGATTTTTATAATGGAACGGTAGCCCCCATTTTTTTATTTTGTGCAGGGGCCTCTTTCTGGATTGCTTGTCAAAACGGGAAAACTTCTCAGCAAGCGGGGGCTTATCTTAAACGCTTGGCCTTTATTCTATTCATCGCCTATTGGCTCAATTTACCTTATCTTTCATTTAAACATTGTCTGGATATCCCACTGTTTTCAAAAAATCTTTTCTTTGCCAGTGATATTCTCCACACGATTGTACTCTCTAGCCTTTTCGCTTTTATTGCCTTACGCTCAAAGCGGAGTGAAACTAAATTTTTAATTTTTTGCATGGCCTGGACCCTGCTTGTTTACTGGATAAGCCCTTGGGTATGGAACTCCGAACTTTATAAGAAATTACCTCTTCCACTAGGCCTCTATTTTGCGCCGGCACCACTCTCGAAATTTTCTCTTTTCCCTTGGATGGGTCATTTTTTTGCCGGATTAAGCCTGGTGGGATTTTACCAAAAAACACAAAAAAAACTTTACTTTGGCCTGATTGTTCTTTTGATTTCCCTGGCAAGCCCCACCCTCATTTTTTTTATAAAAAACTTTTACACTCCATCTCCCACTTTATACCAGAATGCCCAGTGGTGGCATGTCTCTCCGGGCCATTCCCTGCTGAGACTCAGTCGAGTCACCTTGTTTTTCTCCCTCATCAGTCTCTACAATTTGCGTTTCCCCTTACGGGGAAAGATCAGTTCTTTTCTAAAGAATATCGGTCGAGAATCCCTTTTTTATTATGTCACCCATATTGCCATCCTCTATGGAACGGTAGTAAACAAGGGTTTGAGGGCTTTTGGATACGGGGCCTGGAATTGGCTGGGCGTTTTGATTCTCTACCTCTTCCTCATCGCTTTCTTATACCCCATGGGACAAGCCTGGCATGAATACAAGAAGAATTCCCCCCAGCAATTAAAAAGAATCCTTTGTTTTTCTTTTCTGCTTTTTGCCTTGTTGTTTTTTATGCTTCCTTAA